In Hemiscyllium ocellatum isolate sHemOce1 chromosome 16, sHemOce1.pat.X.cur, whole genome shotgun sequence, one genomic interval encodes:
- the thg1l gene encoding probable tRNA(His) guanylyltransferase isoform X2 encodes MAKTKFEYVRQFEADDTCLQNCWVVVRLDGRNFHKFANLHDFRKPNDERALRLMTRCASTVMEELNDIVIAYGQSDEYSFVFKKTSNWFKRRASKFMSHVVSQFSSSFVFYWKDYFKDQALLFPPGFDGRVILYPSNQNLRDYLSWRQADCHINNLYNTTFWALVQQGGLSNSEAEEKLKGSLAGEKNDILFLEFNVNYNNEPEMYRKGTVLIWHKVDESIDKKIITPDAPEGKNVVVKRTRKKVLPFHVDIIGDKFWEEHSEILADNS; translated from the exons ATGGCTAAAACTAAATTTGAATACGTTCGCCAGTTTGAAGCTGATGATACCTGTCTACAAAATTGCTGGGTTGTGGTTCGACTGGATGGTAGAAATTTTCACAA GTTTGCAAATCTGCATGATTTCAGAAAGCCCAATGATGAGCGGGCCCTCCGTCTGATGACACGATGTGCTTCAACTGTCATGGAAGAACTGAATGACATTGTAATCGCCTATGGCCAAAGTGATGAGTACAGTTTTGTCTTTAAGAAGACAAGTAACTGGTTCAAAAGGAGAGCAAG CAAATTCATGAGCCACGTGGTGTCTCAGTTTTCTTCCAGCTTTGTTTTCTACTGGAAGGATTATTTTAAAGATCAAGCTCTGTTATTTCCACCTGGATTTGATGGGAGAGTCATTCTTTATCCAAGCAACCAGAACCTGCGTGACTACCTAAGTTGGAGGCAGGCAGatt GTCATATTAATAACCTTTACAATACAACCTTTTGGGCATTAGTGCAGCAAGGTGGTTTGTCTAACAGCGAAGCTGAAGAAAAACTAAAG GGTAGTCTTGCTGGAGAAAAAAACGACATTTTATTTTTGGAGTTTAATGTAAACTACAATAACGAACCAGAAATGTATAGAAAAGGAACAGTGTTGATATGGCATAAG GTTGACGAGTCTATTGATAAAAAGATTATAACTCCGGATGCACCAGAGGGAAAGAATGTTGTGGTTAAAAGGACTCGCAAGAAAGTTCTTCCATTTCATGTGGATATCATTGGAGATAAGTTCTGGGAGGAGCACTCAGAGATTCTTGCTGATAACAGCTAA
- the thg1l gene encoding probable tRNA(His) guanylyltransferase isoform X1 has protein sequence MLYRTYLNRLSKAALTVGFSRCGRETNGGFHVQAQRHKTMAKTKFEYVRQFEADDTCLQNCWVVVRLDGRNFHKFANLHDFRKPNDERALRLMTRCASTVMEELNDIVIAYGQSDEYSFVFKKTSNWFKRRASKFMSHVVSQFSSSFVFYWKDYFKDQALLFPPGFDGRVILYPSNQNLRDYLSWRQADCHINNLYNTTFWALVQQGGLSNSEAEEKLKGSLAGEKNDILFLEFNVNYNNEPEMYRKGTVLIWHKVDESIDKKIITPDAPEGKNVVVKRTRKKVLPFHVDIIGDKFWEEHSEILADNS, from the exons ATGCTATATAGGACATATTTGAATCGACTTTCAAAAGCTGCTCTTACGGTTGGTTTTTCTAGATGCGGTAGGGAAACGAATGGAGGATTCCATGTGCAAGCTCAAAGACACAAAACCATGGCTAAAACTAAATTTGAATACGTTCGCCAGTTTGAAGCTGATGATACCTGTCTACAAAATTGCTGGGTTGTGGTTCGACTGGATGGTAGAAATTTTCACAA GTTTGCAAATCTGCATGATTTCAGAAAGCCCAATGATGAGCGGGCCCTCCGTCTGATGACACGATGTGCTTCAACTGTCATGGAAGAACTGAATGACATTGTAATCGCCTATGGCCAAAGTGATGAGTACAGTTTTGTCTTTAAGAAGACAAGTAACTGGTTCAAAAGGAGAGCAAG CAAATTCATGAGCCACGTGGTGTCTCAGTTTTCTTCCAGCTTTGTTTTCTACTGGAAGGATTATTTTAAAGATCAAGCTCTGTTATTTCCACCTGGATTTGATGGGAGAGTCATTCTTTATCCAAGCAACCAGAACCTGCGTGACTACCTAAGTTGGAGGCAGGCAGatt GTCATATTAATAACCTTTACAATACAACCTTTTGGGCATTAGTGCAGCAAGGTGGTTTGTCTAACAGCGAAGCTGAAGAAAAACTAAAG GGTAGTCTTGCTGGAGAAAAAAACGACATTTTATTTTTGGAGTTTAATGTAAACTACAATAACGAACCAGAAATGTATAGAAAAGGAACAGTGTTGATATGGCATAAG GTTGACGAGTCTATTGATAAAAAGATTATAACTCCGGATGCACCAGAGGGAAAGAATGTTGTGGTTAAAAGGACTCGCAAGAAAGTTCTTCCATTTCATGTGGATATCATTGGAGATAAGTTCTGGGAGGAGCACTCAGAGATTCTTGCTGATAACAGCTAA